A window from Mixophyes fleayi isolate aMixFle1 chromosome 12, aMixFle1.hap1, whole genome shotgun sequence encodes these proteins:
- the LOC142108647 gene encoding olfactory receptor 6N2-like, translating to MTISNHSLVTQFIIIGFPDFNGAQGLLFLLLSIIYIFTLSGNFAIINLICAHHQLHVPLYLFVAVLSFVEIWYTTVTIPKMLTNLLNEKSISYIACLLQIYCFHCLGTAETFLLTAMAFDRYMAICNPLRYPSIMTVACCFQLAACCWVVGFFGPLTQIILLCRLSFCGSNKIEHIFCDFAPLIKLACSDTSLNVTVNFTINSFLLFIAFTCIILSYLKIIFAVLKIRTIEGRKKAVSTCGAHLTVVLLFFSSVSFMYVRLTKNTSVNYDRVMAAIYSVLTPMCNPIIYSLRNREIRELFKKKITELF from the coding sequence ATGACCATTTCAAACCATTCTCTTGTTACACAATTCATCATCATAGGATTTCCTGATTTCAATGGTGCTCAAGGCCTATTGTTTCTCCTTCTGAGTATTATATACATCTTCACACTTAGCGGTAATTTTGCAATAATCAACCTCATCTGTGCTCATCATCAACTCCATGTTCCTCTCTATCTCTTCGTTGCTGTACTGTCCTTCGTGGAAATCTGGTACACAACCGTCACTATTcccaaaatgctgacaaatttgCTGAATGAGAAGTCGATCTCCTATATTGCCTGTCTGCTGCAAATCTATTGTTTCCATTGTTTAGGTACCGCTGAAACCTTTCTTCTAACGGCAATGGCCTTTGACCGCTACATGGCCATATGTAATCCACTAAGGTACCCATCCATAATGACTGTTGCCTGTTGTTTTCAGCTAGCAGCTTGTTGCTGGGTTGTAGGATTTTTTGGACCTTTAACACAAATCATCTTGCTGTGTCGCCTTTCCTTCTGTGGCTCAAACAAAATTGAACATATCTTCTGTGACTTTGCTCCACTGATCAAATTGGCATGTTCTGACACTTCACTCAATGTCACAGTGAACTTCACCATTAACTCATTCCTTCTTTTCATTGCCTTCACCTGCATCATCCTGTCCTACCTGAAAATTATTTTTGCTGTGTTGAAAATAAGGACTATAGAGGGCAGGAAAAAGGCTGTTTCTACTTGTGGAGCTCATCTCACTGTGGTCCTACTTTTTTTTAGCAGTGTGAGTTTTATGTATGTTCGATTGACCAAAAATACCTCTGTCAACTATGATCGTGTGATGGCTGCGATTTACTCAGTTTTGACACCAATGTGCAATCCAATCATTTATAGCCTTCGGAATCGGGAAATTAGAgaattatttaagaaaaaaataactgaattattttaa